In Tumebacillus amylolyticus, the genomic stretch AGCGGTGGGCAAATTGGTCCCGCCGGAACCAGTGCAGGAGGTACAAGATCGCATGATCCCCGTAGCAGACGGCGAGATCAAAGTCCGCATCTACATACCCGAACGCACAGAAACGGGCCCCATGCCCGCACTGGTTTTTTTCCACGGAGGAGGGTTTGTGCTCGGAAGCCTCGAATCGCACGACGAAATCTGTAGGGCGCTGACGAATTTGACTCCCTGTGTGGTGATCTCCGTCAATTACCGTCTCGCCCCTGAATACAAGTTTCCGACGGGACTGTGGGATGCCTACGCTGCGACGCAGTGGGTATTCCAAAACGCCGCCGAACTTCACCTCGATCCCACACGCATCGCTGTTGGAGGAGACAGCGCAGGCGGCAACCTCGCGACCGGAGTCTGCCGTCTGGCCAAGGAACGCGGGGACTTCCAACCCTGCTTCCAACTGCTCCTCTACCCCGCCACCGACCTCGACGCCCAAACGCACTCCAAAAAGCAATTCGCCAAGGGATACCAACTCGACGACACCCTCTTGCACTACTTCCACAGCCACTACGTACATCATGAGCAAGACTTCCAAAACCCGCTGGTCTCGCCGCTTTTGCACCCTCTTGAAAACCTGAGCACTCTCCCGCCCGCCCACGTCCTCACCGCCGAGTACGACCCTCTGCGCGACGAAGGCGAAGCATACGCCTCACTTCTGAAAAAAGCGGGCGTGCCCTGCACCCACACCCGCTACGACGGGATGGTTCACGGATTCCTGGCGATGACCGCGTTTTTGGATCAGGCACGTGAGGGTTTACAAGACCTCGCCGCCGTACTGCGTCAATCTGCCTTTCAAATGCCTTCCTAAAAAGAGACCCGTGAAGCGATGGCTCCACGGGTCTTTTTTTCTATAGTTTCGCGAGTTCCGCACCGAGGAACTTCGCGACTTCGAGCATGCCGAACTTGCCGGCTGCAGCTTCGGCGTCGGAGTTGTAGTTGGTGTTCGTGTTGATGTCGTAGGTGTAGATTTCCCCCGCTGCATCGCGGATGAACTCGATCCCCGCCACTTGGACGTGGTTCGCTTTCAACACCGCCGCGTACTTCTCCAGAATCGGGTCTTGGAAGCCCTCTTGAATCTGGAACTTCGGCTTCTCCTCCACTTGCTCGCCCACCGGGCAGAACAGATCGCCGATCTG encodes the following:
- a CDS encoding alpha/beta hydrolase gives rise to the protein MTLDPQVTRMMELLAKSKLPPLETLQPPAARKALTVRHLRARQAVGKLVPPEPVQEVQDRMIPVADGEIKVRIYIPERTETGPMPALVFFHGGGFVLGSLESHDEICRALTNLTPCVVISVNYRLAPEYKFPTGLWDAYAATQWVFQNAAELHLDPTRIAVGGDSAGGNLATGVCRLAKERGDFQPCFQLLLYPATDLDAQTHSKKQFAKGYQLDDTLLHYFHSHYVHHEQDFQNPLVSPLLHPLENLSTLPPAHVLTAEYDPLRDEGEAYASLLKKAGVPCTHTRYDGMVHGFLAMTAFLDQAREGLQDLAAVLRQSAFQMPS